Genomic window (Trichlorobacter lovleyi):
ACCAGACTTGCTGAAGTAAAGTCGCTGGTAAGCGGTACAGAATTGCAAGCCTTGGGAGTGCCACGGGGGCCAGCCATCCGCACCATGAAAGAGCGATTGCTGGCAGCGCGGCTAGATGGTTTGATCGCGTCAAAGGATGAGGAGTTAGAGTTGGCGCGGCAGCTGATTGTGGAGCAATTGTAGGGGACGGTCAGTTACCGGTGATTGGCTGTACGGTCTGGAACCGTGCGAATTCAGGCGTTAAACTCGCGCAACAGCCAGTTTTCGCATCGGCTTATTCAGGATAAACCCGGCAACAGTGCAGAGTCCGATCAGGCCGATGGCGATAAACACCCCCTGCAGCCCTGCTGAACTCTGTAATAGTGACCCCACCAGCGGACCCGCTACAAATCCCAGGTTTAAAAAGGCATGAAAGGTGCCGATCGAGGTCCCCATCCCCAGCCGCTGTCCCTCTTCAGCCAGCAGGGCGCTGGTGGCTGGCTGTGAAAGGGCGCTGAAGGCGCCGATCCCCAGCGTTACGCCGAGCATCTGCATGAAGTCGGCTGCAACGGGCAGCAGCATATAGAGTAAGGGTACCACCGTACCGCCGCAGATCACCAGCAGTCTGCGGGGAACCCGGTCGGCAATCCGGCCTGCCGGGCGCAGCAGCAACGTCATGATCAGGGTGGCTGAGGCCATGATGATCCCCACCTGTACCCCGCTCATCCCCAATTTTGATGAAAGCAGGATCGGCAGAAATGTCCCGCAGGCCGTGATACCGCAGGCCCTGCCGAAGATGAACAGCAGTAGCCCCTGCAGCGTGCCGCTCTGGCGGTACAGGGCGCTGATTCCAGGCTGTACAGGAATCTCTGCAGATGTCTGAGATGGTCTCAACTGTCGCGGGATTATGGCAAGGGCCAGTCCCAGCGCGGCCATGCTGCAGATGATCAGGGCGCTGAACAGCCCCTGAAAGCCTGCCTGATCCATGATGATGCCGCCGATGATCGGGCCGCAGCTGAGTGCGGCGTAGAAAGAGATGTCAAAACTGCCCATGGCCTTGCCCCATTGTTGGCTGCTGGTATGATCAGCAATCAGGGTCTGCACCACCGGGCGGAACATGGCGCAACCGGCACCCTGCAACAGGCGCAGGCAGACCACCACAACCAGGTTGTCGGTCACCAGGTAACTGTATGAAACCAGCAGGTACACCAGCAGACTGGTAATAACCAGCTGTCGTCGTCCAAAACGGTCTGCCAGCGACCCCATGATCGGGCTGAAGATGATCTTGGACAGCGCATACCCGCCAACCGCTACACCCAGCAGCAGGCCCCGGGCCCCGATGCTCTGGCAATAGAGCGGGAAAAAGGCGTCGCTGACACCGAACCCCAGCGAGATCAGAAAGTTGATCAGAAACAACCCTTGGAACAACTGCTGGTTGCGGACGGCCATGACTTCCCCCATCTCTTCAGCAGGCAGCCAGCAGGTGCCCGAGCTTTTCCCGTTTCGTCTGCAGGTAGCGGATATTGGTACTCAACGCCTTCATCTCGATCGGTATCCGTTCAACAATATTCAGGCCATACCCTTCCAGCCCGATCATCTTCTTGGGGTTGTTGGTCATCAGGCGGATCTTTCTGGCTCCCAAC
Coding sequences:
- a CDS encoding MFS transporter; the encoded protein is MAVRNQQLFQGLFLINFLISLGFGVSDAFFPLYCQSIGARGLLLGVAVGGYALSKIIFSPIMGSLADRFGRRQLVITSLLVYLLVSYSYLVTDNLVVVVCLRLLQGAGCAMFRPVVQTLIADHTSSQQWGKAMGSFDISFYAALSCGPIIGGIIMDQAGFQGLFSALIICSMAALGLALAIIPRQLRPSQTSAEIPVQPGISALYRQSGTLQGLLLFIFGRACGITACGTFLPILLSSKLGMSGVQVGIIMASATLIMTLLLRPAGRIADRVPRRLLVICGGTVVPLLYMLLPVAADFMQMLGVTLGIGAFSALSQPATSALLAEEGQRLGMGTSIGTFHAFLNLGFVAGPLVGSLLQSSAGLQGVFIAIGLIGLCTVAGFILNKPMRKLAVARV